The Daucus carota subsp. sativus chromosome 9, DH1 v3.0, whole genome shotgun sequence genome window below encodes:
- the LOC108202752 gene encoding photosystem II 5 kDa protein, chloroplastic, which translates to MTSSFLGSAVVAATKQPSAAVRPSSTVMAKASKLNTIQVNNKSEESGNGRREMMFAFAAAAACSVANIALAEEPKRGSAEAKKKYAQVCVTMPTARICRN; encoded by the coding sequence ATGACCTCCTCATTTCTCGGCTCCGCCGTCGTGGCCGCCACAAAACAGCCTTCTGCGGCTGTCCGCCCAAGCAGCACTGTCATGGCCAAGGCATCAAAACTCAACACAATTCAAGTCAACAACAAGAGTGAAGAGTCAGGCAATGGCAGGAGGGAAATGATGTTTGCGTTTGCAGCCGCGGCCGCGTGCTCGGTGGCAAACATTGCCCTGGCTGAGGAGCCAAAGAGGGGAAGTGCTGAGGCCAAGAAGAAGTATGCTCAAGTTTGTGTTACCATGCCAACTGCTCGTATTTGTCGCAATTAA
- the LOC135146761 gene encoding late embryogenesis abundant protein Dc3-like, whose product MEAIKNMSSSVFGKGEAKEATQEDKVQTLKDKSVETAEAVKEVSGGAVQTTKEKTFEMGENAKEVAGGAKDKSCETAEAAKEGTGGVLQSAKEKTGEVLTSAGEQVKVTAQGATDAVKNTFA is encoded by the coding sequence ATGGAAGCAATAAAGAATATGAGCTCTTCAGTCTTCGGCAAAGGCGAAGCCAAGGAAGCCACGCAGGAGGACAAGGTGCAGACCTTAAAGGACAAGAGTGTCGAGACCGCGGAGGCCGTCAAGGAGGTGAGTGGAGGCGCGGTGCAGACCACAAAGGAGAAGACCTTTGAGATGGGTGAGAACGCTAAGGAAGTGGCTGGAGGAGCGAAAGACAAGAGTTGCGAGACGGCTGAGGCGGCTAAGGAAGGGACTGGAGGAGTGTTGCAATCTGCTAAGGAAAAGACTGGGGAGGTTTTGACATCGGCTGGGGAACAAGTGAAGGTCACAGCTCAGGGAGCCACTGATGCTGTCAAAAACACTTTCGCTTAA